From one Erinaceus europaeus chromosome 4, mEriEur2.1, whole genome shotgun sequence genomic stretch:
- the SGK1 gene encoding serine/threonine-protein kinase Sgk1 isoform X2: MGEMQGALTRARLESLLRPRHKKRVEVQKRSESFLLTGLAFMKQRRMGLNDFIQKIANNSYACKHPEVQSILKISQPQEPELMNANPSPPPSPSQQINLGPSSNPHAKPSDFHFLKVIGKGSFGKVLLARHKAEEVFYAVKVLQKKAILKKKEEKHIMSERNVLLKNVKHPFLVGLHFSFQTADKLYFVLDYINGGELFYHLQRERCFLEPRARFYAAEIASALGYLHSLNIVYRDLKPENILLDSQGHIVLTDFGLCKENIEHNGTTSTFCGTPEYLAPEVLHKQPYDRTVDWWCLGAVLYEMLYGLPPFYSRNTAEMYDNILNKPLQLKPNITNSARHLLEGLLQKDRTKRLGAKDDFMEIKNHVFFSLINWDDLINKKITPPFNPNVSGPSDLRHFDPEFTEEPVPNSIGRSPDSILLTASVKEAAEAFLGFSYAPPMDSFL, encoded by the exons ATGGGGGAGATGCAGGGAGCGCTGACCCGGGCCCGGCTCGAGTCCCTGCTCCGGCCGCGCCACAAGAAGAGGGTCGAGGTGCAGAAACGGAGCGAATCCTTCTTGCTCACCGGACTGG CTTTCATGAAACAGAGGAGGATGGGCCTGAACGACTTTATTCAGAAGATTGCCAATAACTCCTATGCATGCAAACA TCCTGAAGTTCAGTCCATTTTGAAAATCTCCCAGCCTCAGGAGCCAGAGCTTATGAATGCCAATCCTTCTCCTCCA CCAAGCCCTTCTCAGCAAATCAACCTTGGACCGTCATCCAATCCTCATGCTAAACCATCTGACTTTCATTTCTTGAAAGTGATTGGAAAAGGCAGTTTTGGAAAG GTTCTTCTAGCaagacacaaagcagaagaaGTTTTCTATGCAGTCAAAGTTTTACAGAAGAAAGCAATCCTGAAAAAGAAGGAG gaaaagCATATTATGTCAGAGCGAAATGTTCTACTGAAGAATGTGAAACATCCTTTCCTGGTGGGCCTTCACTTCTCTTTCCAGACTGCTGACAAGTTGTACTTTGTCCTAGACTACATTAATGGTGGAGAG TTGTTCTACCATCTCCAGAGAGAACGATGCTTCCTGGAACCACGGGCTCGCTTCTATGCTGCTGAAATAGCCAGTGCCTTGGGTTACCTACATTCGCTGAACATCGTTTATAG AGACTTAAAGCCAGAGAATATTTTGCTAGACTCACAGGGACACATTGTCCTTACTGACTTTGGACTCTGCAAGGAGAACATTGAACACAATGGCACAACGTCCACCTTCTGCGGCACACCTGAG TATCTTGCACCTGAAGTGCTTCATAAGCAGCCTTATGATAGAACTGTGGACTGGTGGTGCCTGGGAGCTGTCTTATATGAGATGCTGTATGGCTTG cCTCCTTTTTATAGCCGAAACACAGCTGAGATGTATGACAACATTCTGAACAAGCCCCTTCAGTTGAAGCCAAATATTACAAATTCTGCAAGACACCTCCTGGAGGGCCTCCTGCAGAAAGACAGGACAAAGCGGCTGGGTGCCAAGGATGACTTT atggAGATTAAGAATCATGTCTTCTTCTCCCTAATTAACTGGGATGATCTCATTAATAAGAAGATTACTCCTCCTTTTAACCCAAATGTG AGTGGGCCCAGTGACCTGAGGCACTTTGATCCAGAGTTTACTGAAGAGCCAGTTCCCAACTCCATAGGTAGATCCCCTGATAGTATCCTCCTCACAGCCAGCGTCAAGGAAGCTGCTGAGGCCTTCCTGGGCTTTTCCTATGCACCGCCCATGGACTCTTTCCTCTGA
- the SGK1 gene encoding serine/threonine-protein kinase Sgk1 isoform X3: MTVKTEAARGTLTYSRMRGMVAILIAFMKQRRMGLNDFIQKIANNSYACKHPEVQSILKISQPQEPELMNANPSPPPSPSQQINLGPSSNPHAKPSDFHFLKVIGKGSFGKVLLARHKAEEVFYAVKVLQKKAILKKKEEKHIMSERNVLLKNVKHPFLVGLHFSFQTADKLYFVLDYINGGELFYHLQRERCFLEPRARFYAAEIASALGYLHSLNIVYRDLKPENILLDSQGHIVLTDFGLCKENIEHNGTTSTFCGTPEYLAPEVLHKQPYDRTVDWWCLGAVLYEMLYGLPPFYSRNTAEMYDNILNKPLQLKPNITNSARHLLEGLLQKDRTKRLGAKDDFMEIKNHVFFSLINWDDLINKKITPPFNPNVSGPSDLRHFDPEFTEEPVPNSIGRSPDSILLTASVKEAAEAFLGFSYAPPMDSFL; the protein is encoded by the exons ATGACTGTGAAAACCGAGGCTGCGAGGGGCACCCTCACTTATTCCAGAATGAGGGGAATGGTAGCAATCCTCATCG CTTTCATGAAACAGAGGAGGATGGGCCTGAACGACTTTATTCAGAAGATTGCCAATAACTCCTATGCATGCAAACA TCCTGAAGTTCAGTCCATTTTGAAAATCTCCCAGCCTCAGGAGCCAGAGCTTATGAATGCCAATCCTTCTCCTCCA CCAAGCCCTTCTCAGCAAATCAACCTTGGACCGTCATCCAATCCTCATGCTAAACCATCTGACTTTCATTTCTTGAAAGTGATTGGAAAAGGCAGTTTTGGAAAG GTTCTTCTAGCaagacacaaagcagaagaaGTTTTCTATGCAGTCAAAGTTTTACAGAAGAAAGCAATCCTGAAAAAGAAGGAG gaaaagCATATTATGTCAGAGCGAAATGTTCTACTGAAGAATGTGAAACATCCTTTCCTGGTGGGCCTTCACTTCTCTTTCCAGACTGCTGACAAGTTGTACTTTGTCCTAGACTACATTAATGGTGGAGAG TTGTTCTACCATCTCCAGAGAGAACGATGCTTCCTGGAACCACGGGCTCGCTTCTATGCTGCTGAAATAGCCAGTGCCTTGGGTTACCTACATTCGCTGAACATCGTTTATAG AGACTTAAAGCCAGAGAATATTTTGCTAGACTCACAGGGACACATTGTCCTTACTGACTTTGGACTCTGCAAGGAGAACATTGAACACAATGGCACAACGTCCACCTTCTGCGGCACACCTGAG TATCTTGCACCTGAAGTGCTTCATAAGCAGCCTTATGATAGAACTGTGGACTGGTGGTGCCTGGGAGCTGTCTTATATGAGATGCTGTATGGCTTG cCTCCTTTTTATAGCCGAAACACAGCTGAGATGTATGACAACATTCTGAACAAGCCCCTTCAGTTGAAGCCAAATATTACAAATTCTGCAAGACACCTCCTGGAGGGCCTCCTGCAGAAAGACAGGACAAAGCGGCTGGGTGCCAAGGATGACTTT atggAGATTAAGAATCATGTCTTCTTCTCCCTAATTAACTGGGATGATCTCATTAATAAGAAGATTACTCCTCCTTTTAACCCAAATGTG AGTGGGCCCAGTGACCTGAGGCACTTTGATCCAGAGTTTACTGAAGAGCCAGTTCCCAACTCCATAGGTAGATCCCCTGATAGTATCCTCCTCACAGCCAGCGTCAAGGAAGCTGCTGAGGCCTTCCTGGGCTTTTCCTATGCACCGCCCATGGACTCTTTCCTCTGA